From a single Apium graveolens cultivar Ventura unplaced genomic scaffold, ASM990537v1 ctg1746, whole genome shotgun sequence genomic region:
- the LOC141700079 gene encoding uncharacterized protein LOC141700079 produces the protein MSVFGVRYMALNLMWEWRNVNEGGVGGMKLKQPSMKKWSRPLQGWIKINVDDIGQGNTENIGVACVARDDIGRFLGARSSNCRGYTQIREAEAVGLHNALVWMEKWRTTNCIFELNAKLVVEAVYNNKERSNFHSIIDDCVSSLQYFENVLVVHEYRSSNKVAHMSARVVFFMTGHME, from the coding sequence ATGTCAGTTTTTGGTGTTCGGTATATGGCTTTGAACCTGATGTGGGAGTGGAGAAATGTTAATGAAGGTGGGGTTGGAGGTATGAAGCTGAAGCAACCATCGATGAAGAAATGGAGTCGACCACTTCAGGGTTGGATAAAAATCAATGTAGATGATATAGGTCAGGGTAATACAGAGAATATAGGAGTGGCTTGTGTAGCTCGTGATGACATTGGAAGATTCTTGGGTGCTAGAAGTTCTAATTGTCGAGGGTACACACAGATTAGAGAGGCGGAAGCAGTGGGACTTCATAATGCATTAGTATGGATGGAAAAATGGAGAACTACGAACTGTATATTTGAATTGAACGCGAAACTGGTGGTGGAGGCCGTCTATAATAACAAGGAAAGATCGAACTTTCATAGTATTATAGATGATTGTGTGAGTTCACTTCAATATTTTGAGAATGTGTTAGTTGTGCATGAATATCGATCTTCGAATAAAGTAGCTCATATGTCGGCTCGAGTTGTATTTTTTATGACAGGTCATATGGAATGA
- the LOC141700078 gene encoding uncharacterized protein LOC141700078 — protein sequence MQRKRQGRTGVAGLKLDILKAYDRLEWSFVRNMMAKFGFSGVWIDRIMQFISSVSYSFLHNGEEFGCVFPERGLRLGDPISPYIYIMCVEGLSAIIRRDEEAELIHGCRIARGAPKDRQEVQEQLQVHENENPGNYLGLPMRVGQNKKAVFGFLVERVSSKLQAWGMGNISKAGKYSGIEGGGES from the exons ATGCAACGTAAGAGACAAGGGCGGACTGGAGTTGCAGGACTTAAATTGGATATTCTGAAGGCATATGATAGGCTAGAATGGAGCTTTGTGCGGAATATGATGGCGAAGTTTGGGTTTAGTGGTGTATGGATTGATAGGATCATGCAGTTTATTAGTTCAGTGTCGTATAGTTTCTTGCATAATGGTGAAGAATTTGGCTGTGTTTTTCCTGAAAGAGGACTTCGTCTAGGAGACCCAATTTCGCCATATATTTACATTATGTGTGTGGAAGGGCTTAGTGCTATAATCAGGAGGGATGAGGAAGCAGAGCTGATACATGGGTGTCGAATTGCGAGAGGAGCACCGA AGGATCGTCAGGAGGTACAGGAACAACTTCAGGTGCACGAGAATGAGAACCCAGGAAATTATTTGGGTTTACCTATGAGAGTTGGTCAAAATAAAAAAGCAGTGTTCGGGTTCCTGGTAGAGCGGGTTAGTTCTAAGTTACAAGCATGGGGAATGGGGAATATTTCTAAAGCTGGTAAG TATAGTGGGATTGAAGGAGGTGGTGAGAGTTGA